ATTCCAATGAGCCACAGGCTCGCAATTGCCTGATTCTCGGCTAATGAACAATGCACCCCCTGGACTTTCCACGAGTGCGGCTATCGCTTGGATGGTACGTTCGCCCAGCCCATGGCCGTGCTCGGAAAGCGTACGTGTAAAGCCTAACCATTCCTCACGATAATCGTAATTATAATTATAAAAATGCTTACTGATGAACACCTTAAGCCATGAGCGAAAAACTCCCGAGAATAGTATACCAACGAGCAAAGCCACAGCGCCGAACGAAAAAGTCACTTGCATGACAGCTCCCCAGCTCCCCCCGAAAAAACGCAGGTAATAGCCCGCGGCTGACATAGCCAATAAATACAGAGCAGTGCCTAGCAGTGTTGCAGAATGAAATAAAATACGACGCGATACTGAGATACCCAATGACCACCGAGGGTTACGTGCTGCCGACACGGCAACTAGAGGAACAATCAGGGCATTGACTGCTCCTCTGGCAGTCCAAATTTCCATATTAACTTGCCTGAACAACATAGCATCGCTATATAAATAAAAATCATAGGCAAACATACCTCCGATTCCAAAACAGGCAAACTTTATTCCCCACCGTCCTTTAGCGGGAGTATTTCGATAAAGCTGTTCTACCAAGAGCATGCCCATAACCGCAATTACCACACGGCCAACGATGTCCGTCATAAAACCTGTCTCTCCTTGAGGAGGTTCAAGTTTCCAGTAGGTATAAATGTTCACAAGTAAGAGTAAACAATAAAACGCTACGATACCAACCACATAGGGTTTTAATTTAAACTTAAAAGGAGGCAAGGAATTTGTTTGTTGGAAAGGCCCCAGTAACATTAACAGAAAGATAGACCACCCTGCATTTCGTAGAGTTTCCAGAATATCCGTTAGTAGCGGCAAGGAAATTCCTCTGACTGCCTGGTAAGCAATCGATGCTGCCCAAAACGTGGTCAGCACACTAGCAACGGTTAGCGCTGTCCCGAAAATACGTGCACGCCAACTGGTCAACAATAGAAGGGTTAGCATAAAAAAAGCTATAGCGGCTATGCCATAGCTATATGCAGCGATGCTTGTCAACATTAAGGTTGTTCCATTGGGTTATCTACTACCCTTACCCAATATAACGACCTGGAAAGTATCGATCAGTATGAGTACATCCAGGAATAAGCTATTGTTTTTCACATAGTACAAATCATATTGGAGTTTCTGGATAGAGTCCTCAACTGAGGCTCCATATTGGTAACGTACTTGAGCTAAGCCGGTTATTCCCGGTTTAATACTATGCCTCACATTATAATAAGGGACTTCTTCGCAAAGCTGCTTTACAAAAAAAGGTCTTTCCGGGCGTGGCCCAACGAAACTCATTTCTCCTTTAAAAACGTTTAGAATTTGCGGGAGCTCGTCGATTCTCAGTTTGCGAATGATCCGTCCTACTTTCGTCGTACGTGTGTCATTTGCAGCCGCCCATTGAGGCTTCATCCCTTTCTCAGCATCATTTCGCATACTACGAAATTTCAACACCATAAAAGTATGGCCATCCATACCGACTCGTTCTTGCTGATATAAGATAGGGGTTCGATCTTCAAAATAGATGCATAGCGCCGTAATCAATATTACCGGGAACGAAACAATCAAAATAATAGCGCTGGCGAATAAATCGAAAATTCTTTTAATAAAAGATCGCAGGAAACTCTGATCAAACCCACCACCGAAAACCAACCAACTTGGTTGAAGAGAATCCACCCTGATCTGGCATGCTTCACGCTCAAAAAAAGACGCTGCATCCGTCACTTTAATTCCATTTAATTTACATACCAATAACTCCTGAATGGGGAAACTTTCACCGCGCCGATTATTTACCGCGACAATAACCTCATTCGCGTTATATTTATTTGTCAAACTTATTAATGAATTCCCAGCCGGTAAAATAGTAGACGGTAGCATACAGCTTGCTTCGCCTGGCAACTGAACAAAGCCAACGATATTATATTTATGGTAGCTAATATTATGCATGGCCAAATCACTGCATTCCTTTGCCAGCGTACCGCATCCTATAAAAATAATTCGTGACTCCAAATACTTTAATTTGAACAATTGATAAAAAACAGTCCTCACCAATAAAATCAAAACAACAGCGATAACGATTACGATACCTAAAATACCGCGACCAATATAAATATCTGGCACTATATAAAATGCCAAAGTTATGATGCCAAACCCTAAGGCAAAAGAAGGCATAAGCCGGAGAAAGGTATTTCTCATATCCTCTCTATAATTGTGCTTATACATACCAAAAGCACTCATACTGAAAACCATCACTAATGCAAATGCACATGCCGTCAGGAAAAAATTCTCCATCTTGACGAAATATGGAAAATCGCTATCAAAGAACCGAATAGTCGCCCCAAGATAGACTGAGGCCATGAAAACAAGAGTTTCAACAAAAAGCAGAACGGACACTATTTTGGAGACATAGTGATTGGAAATTCTAAACAACATTAATTTACTCCAAAAGTTTGCTGATATTTTAAGTCATGCTCACATCATATCGACTTTTATAACAAGAACATTAGGGATGTTAATAAACCGATAATTATGAGAATAAGATTGAAGCTTTCCAGCATATCTGCTAGATTTAAAAAGTTATGATAATAGCAAAGTGAGTTTAATATGGACATTGTTGCCGTAGTTGGGCTTGGCTATGTGGGTTTACCTCTGGCTGTAGAGTTTGGAAAAAAACAGCGAACTATCGGGTTCGATCTCTCCGCTACCAAAATCGAGAGTTACAAACGACATATTGATCCAAC
This genomic interval from Candidatus Nitrotoga sp. AM1P contains the following:
- a CDS encoding TIGR03013 family XrtA/PEP-CTERM system glycosyltransferase, which translates into the protein MLFRISNHYVSKIVSVLLFVETLVFMASVYLGATIRFFDSDFPYFVKMENFFLTACAFALVMVFSMSAFGMYKHNYREDMRNTFLRLMPSFALGFGIITLAFYIVPDIYIGRGILGIVIVIAVVLILLVRTVFYQLFKLKYLESRIIFIGCGTLAKECSDLAMHNISYHKYNIVGFVQLPGEASCMLPSTILPAGNSLISLTNKYNANEVIVAVNNRRGESFPIQELLVCKLNGIKVTDAASFFEREACQIRVDSLQPSWLVFGGGFDQSFLRSFIKRIFDLFASAIILIVSFPVILITALCIYFEDRTPILYQQERVGMDGHTFMVLKFRSMRNDAEKGMKPQWAAANDTRTTKVGRIIRKLRIDELPQILNVFKGEMSFVGPRPERPFFVKQLCEEVPYYNVRHSIKPGITGLAQVRYQYGASVEDSIQKLQYDLYYVKNNSLFLDVLILIDTFQVVILGKGSR
- the prsK gene encoding XrtA/PEP-CTERM system histidine kinase PrsK; the protein is MLTSIAAYSYGIAAIAFFMLTLLLLTSWRARIFGTALTVASVLTTFWAASIAYQAVRGISLPLLTDILETLRNAGWSIFLLMLLGPFQQTNSLPPFKFKLKPYVVGIVAFYCLLLLVNIYTYWKLEPPQGETGFMTDIVGRVVIAVMGMLLVEQLYRNTPAKGRWGIKFACFGIGGMFAYDFYLYSDAMLFRQVNMEIWTARGAVNALIVPLVAVSAARNPRWSLGISVSRRILFHSATLLGTALYLLAMSAAGYYLRFFGGSWGAVMQVTFSFGAVALLVGILFSGVFRSWLKVFISKHFYNYNYDYREEWLGFTRTLSEHGHGLGERTIQAIAALVESPGGALFISRESGNCEPVAHWNISLPNESESASGSLCQFLENKQWVIDLQEYDANPDKYGAIFIPQWLRVFPKGWLIVPLILLGKLFGFMILTQPRSRIKLNWEVIDLLKIAGSQAASYLAQQESTNALIIARQFESFNRMSTFIVHDLKNLVSQLSLLLSNAEKHKNNPEFQKDMLDTLDYSVQKMKLLLHKLSRGSSIEHSAPLFIDKLLRQALALKSVFEPKPELEILDHDLMVAANWDRLERVIGHIIQNAVEATPKDGKVTIRISKQEAFVVIEIKDTGQGMSEEFIRERLFKPFESTKSAGMGIGMFESREYIHELGGQIEVSSRQAIGTTFRVILPFHRHVDYVKDAA